A genome region from Methylorubrum populi includes the following:
- a CDS encoding DNA polymerase III subunit gamma/tau, translating to MDETHGTLTDEPGLPGMPAPAPAATPYRVLARKYRPRTFDDLIGQGAMVRTLANAFAANRIPQAWMLTGVRGVGKTTTARILARGLNYLRADQPDTGPTVSMPELGQHCQAIMESRHMDVLEMDAASHTGIDDVRGIIDGIRYAPVSARYKVYIVDEVHMLSEKAFNAFLKTLEEPPPHAKFVFATTEIRKVPVTILSRCQRFDLRRVEADVLSAHLKKVCAAEGVEAEDEALAAVTRAAEGSVRDALSLLDQAIAHGAGAVTAAGVRDMLGLADRSRILDLFEAAMRGDVPAAFAELRAQYDAGADPAVVLSDLAGFTHLVTRLKLVPGAEADPTLSEAERVRGARFAGRLPVRALSRAWQILLKALPEVQAAPRPLAAAEMAIVRLAYAADLPTPDEALRQLRADAAASEGAAPNGRPSPGRDGGAMASHGSAALQTAAAPAAQPSSRPALASVPVPAFAPETAPRPAVPAGPRLGRFEDVVAQAEAARDIALKAALERDVHLVRFEEGRIEFRLAPGGRQNLPTDLARALDAWTGRRWLVALSKEEGAPTLAENARTAEQTRHRNAAAHPLVREVLSRFPGAQIVDVRDKAPEADMTDAASQAGPAAPPPDEADDDEA from the coding sequence ATGGACGAGACGCACGGCACGCTCACCGACGAGCCGGGCCTGCCCGGCATGCCCGCCCCCGCGCCGGCCGCGACGCCCTACCGGGTGCTGGCGCGCAAGTACCGTCCCCGGACCTTCGACGACCTGATCGGCCAGGGCGCCATGGTGCGCACGCTGGCGAACGCCTTTGCGGCCAACCGCATCCCGCAGGCCTGGATGCTCACCGGCGTGCGCGGCGTCGGCAAGACGACCACCGCCCGCATCCTCGCCCGCGGCCTCAACTACCTGCGCGCCGACCAGCCGGATACCGGCCCCACCGTGTCGATGCCGGAACTCGGCCAGCACTGCCAGGCGATCATGGAATCCCGGCACATGGACGTGCTGGAGATGGACGCCGCCTCGCATACCGGCATCGACGATGTGCGCGGCATCATCGACGGCATCCGCTATGCGCCGGTCTCGGCCCGCTACAAGGTCTACATCGTCGACGAGGTCCACATGCTCTCGGAGAAGGCGTTCAACGCCTTCCTGAAGACGCTGGAGGAGCCGCCGCCCCACGCCAAGTTCGTGTTCGCGACCACCGAGATCCGCAAGGTCCCGGTGACGATCCTGTCGCGCTGCCAGCGCTTCGACCTGCGCCGGGTCGAGGCCGACGTGCTCTCCGCCCACCTGAAGAAGGTCTGCGCCGCCGAAGGCGTCGAGGCCGAGGACGAGGCGCTCGCCGCCGTCACCCGCGCGGCGGAAGGCTCGGTGCGCGACGCGCTCTCGCTGCTCGATCAGGCGATCGCCCACGGGGCCGGCGCGGTCACGGCCGCGGGCGTGCGCGACATGCTGGGGCTCGCCGACCGCTCGCGCATCCTCGACCTGTTCGAGGCCGCGATGCGCGGCGACGTGCCCGCCGCCTTCGCCGAGTTGCGCGCGCAGTACGATGCCGGCGCCGACCCGGCGGTGGTGCTCTCGGATCTCGCCGGCTTCACTCATCTCGTCACCCGCCTCAAGCTGGTGCCGGGAGCCGAGGCCGACCCCACCTTGAGCGAGGCGGAGCGCGTGCGCGGCGCCCGGTTCGCCGGGCGCCTGCCGGTACGGGCCCTGTCGCGGGCGTGGCAGATTCTGCTCAAGGCGCTGCCCGAGGTGCAGGCCGCGCCCCGGCCGCTCGCGGCCGCCGAGATGGCGATCGTCCGGCTCGCCTACGCCGCCGACCTGCCGACCCCCGACGAGGCCCTGCGCCAGCTTCGGGCCGACGCGGCCGCCTCGGAGGGCGCCGCCCCGAACGGCCGCCCGAGCCCCGGGCGCGACGGCGGTGCCATGGCCTCGCACGGCTCGGCGGCCTTGCAGACGGCGGCGGCGCCCGCGGCGCAGCCGTCGTCCCGGCCGGCCCTGGCCTCCGTGCCCGTTCCCGCCTTCGCCCCGGAGACGGCGCCGCGCCCGGCCGTGCCTGCCGGCCCGCGGCTCGGACGGTTCGAGGACGTGGTCGCCCAGGCCGAGGCCGCCCGCGACATCGCCCTGAAGGCGGCGCTGGAGCGCGACGTGCACCTCGTGCGCTTCGAGGAGGGCCGCATCGAGTTCCGGCTCGCCCCCGGCGGCCGCCAGAACCTCCCGACCGACCTCGCCCGGGCGCTGGACGCCTGGACCGGGCGGCGTTGGCTGGTGGCGCTCTCCAAGGAGGAGGGCGCGCCGACGCTCGCGGAAAACGCGCGGACCGCCGAGCAGACCCGCCACCGGAACGCCGCCGCGCACCCGCTCGTGCGCGAGGTGCTGTCCCGCTTCCCCGGGGCGCAGATCGTCGACGTGCGCGACAAGGCGCCGGAGGCCGACATGACCGACGCGGCCTCGCAGGCCGGACCGGCCGCGCCGCCCCCGGACGAGGCGGACGACGACGAGGCTTGA
- a CDS encoding lipopolysaccharide biosynthesis protein, which produces MPRLRLSTDPSPLSHGGPGGPGEGMAVSQIAGVLRRSWAWIAVPTLVAALGAGVFVQVVAPRFTGEAKVLLESRDPAFARTAAERGEQTLPIDEQAVASQVQVAMSRDIAREAIRSLKLAGNPEFDPQAEGASAIRRTLMMLGLASAPMERGAEDRILENYLDHLLVYPVGKSRILAIEFRSRDPDLAARGANTVADLYLASLAAASVDTARYASTWLGNNIETLRARVAEAEAKVEAFRTKNGLIGAGSSAASQPLSSQQLSELSSQLSQARTIQADLTARAKLLKDMIKEGRAFEIPDVANNELIRRTVESRMAMRAQLALESRTLLPAHPRIKELTAQVQDLESQIKAAAERVVRTLENDAKIAGARVESLRATVEGQQDVVARGNTSEVQLRALEREAKSQREQLESYLARYREAAARDAESASPADARVVSRAVAPDLPSFPKKGPIVAFATVLAFLLASAGVVGRHLLVTPPGPDGDRTENEDEPPARRAEGDGPRDPYPEPEPPSRRGPAHEPLYGAPYPASAAERFAPALAFAHSLRATATVHHPVFASPAPIVSEQPPRGGRGGIDVPARASASSADLDGLIARLEHGAGGRSKGGCVLVVETLRTGGVPGLASDLARVLGPRGQTLLIDVNGASTDPAEPGLTDLVAGAADFLDVIQPVRGSRLHAVKRGFAPLDVLVEEPQGLAIGLNALSQSYDWVLCHLDASLGRDASDLVTAVGPCMDAIVIASDAATDDPALVGLYRLAKEAGTRQVLVARNADDARGDDSGAMPLRLSA; this is translated from the coding sequence ATGCCCCGCCTCAGGCTGTCGACCGATCCGTCTCCCCTGTCCCACGGCGGCCCCGGCGGCCCCGGCGAGGGCATGGCGGTCTCGCAGATCGCCGGCGTGCTGCGCCGCTCCTGGGCCTGGATCGCGGTGCCGACCCTCGTCGCCGCGCTCGGGGCCGGCGTGTTCGTCCAGGTGGTCGCGCCGCGCTTCACCGGCGAGGCCAAGGTCCTGCTGGAGAGCCGCGATCCCGCCTTCGCCCGCACCGCCGCCGAGCGGGGCGAGCAGACCCTGCCGATCGACGAGCAGGCGGTGGCGAGCCAGGTGCAGGTGGCGATGTCGCGCGACATCGCCCGGGAGGCGATCCGCAGCCTGAAGCTCGCCGGCAATCCCGAATTCGATCCGCAGGCCGAGGGCGCCTCGGCGATCCGGCGCACGCTGATGATGCTCGGGCTCGCCTCCGCGCCGATGGAGCGCGGCGCCGAGGATCGCATCCTCGAGAACTACCTCGATCACCTGCTGGTCTATCCGGTGGGCAAGTCGCGCATCCTCGCCATCGAGTTCCGCTCGCGCGATCCCGACCTCGCGGCCCGGGGCGCCAACACGGTCGCCGACCTCTACCTCGCCTCGCTGGCCGCGGCATCGGTCGACACCGCGCGCTACGCCTCGACCTGGCTCGGCAACAACATCGAGACCCTGCGCGCCCGCGTCGCCGAGGCCGAGGCGAAGGTCGAGGCGTTCCGCACGAAGAACGGGCTGATCGGCGCGGGCAGCAGCGCGGCCTCCCAGCCGCTCTCCTCGCAGCAGCTCTCCGAACTGTCGAGCCAGCTCTCGCAGGCCCGCACGATCCAGGCCGACCTGACCGCCCGCGCCAAGCTGCTCAAGGACATGATCAAGGAGGGCCGCGCCTTCGAGATCCCGGATGTCGCCAACAACGAGCTGATCCGGCGCACGGTCGAGAGCCGGATGGCGATGCGGGCGCAGCTCGCCCTGGAATCGCGCACGCTGCTGCCGGCGCATCCCCGCATCAAGGAGCTGACCGCGCAGGTCCAGGATCTGGAGAGTCAGATCAAGGCCGCGGCCGAGCGGGTGGTGCGCACCCTGGAGAACGACGCCAAGATCGCGGGGGCCCGGGTCGAGAGCCTGCGCGCCACGGTCGAGGGCCAGCAGGACGTGGTGGCCCGGGGCAACACCAGCGAGGTGCAGTTGCGCGCCCTGGAGCGCGAGGCGAAGTCGCAGCGCGAGCAGCTCGAATCCTACCTCGCCCGCTACCGCGAGGCCGCCGCGCGCGACGCCGAGAGCGCGAGCCCGGCCGATGCCCGCGTCGTCTCCCGCGCGGTCGCGCCCGATCTGCCCTCCTTCCCGAAGAAGGGGCCGATCGTCGCCTTCGCCACCGTGCTCGCCTTCCTGCTCGCCAGCGCGGGCGTCGTCGGCCGCCACCTCCTCGTCACGCCGCCGGGGCCGGACGGGGACCGCACCGAGAACGAGGATGAGCCGCCCGCCCGCCGTGCGGAAGGGGACGGTCCGCGCGATCCCTATCCCGAGCCGGAGCCGCCCTCGCGCCGCGGTCCGGCGCACGAGCCCCTCTACGGTGCCCCCTACCCGGCTTCCGCCGCGGAGCGCTTCGCCCCGGCGCTCGCCTTCGCCCATTCCCTGCGGGCCACGGCCACGGTCCACCATCCCGTCTTCGCCAGCCCGGCGCCGATCGTCTCCGAACAGCCTCCGCGCGGCGGCAGGGGGGGAATCGACGTGCCGGCCAGGGCTTCCGCCTCCTCCGCCGATCTCGACGGGCTGATCGCCCGGCTCGAACACGGGGCCGGCGGGCGCTCCAAGGGCGGCTGCGTGCTCGTGGTCGAGACGCTGCGCACGGGCGGCGTGCCGGGCCTCGCCTCCGACCTCGCCCGCGTGCTCGGTCCCCGCGGGCAGACGCTGCTGATCGACGTGAACGGGGCGTCGACCGACCCGGCGGAGCCGGGGCTCACCGACCTCGTGGCCGGCGCGGCCGACTTCCTCGACGTGATCCAGCCGGTGCGCGGCTCGCGGCTGCACGCGGTCAAGCGTGGCTTCGCGCCCCTCGACGTGCTGGTGGAGGAGCCGCAGGGGCTCGCCATCGGGCTCAACGCCCTGTCGCAGAGCTACGATTGGGTGCTCTGCCACCTCGACGCGAGCCTCGGCCGGGACGCGTCCGACCTCGTCACCGCGGTCGGCCCGTGCATGGACGCGATCGTGATCGCCTCGGATGCCGCGACCGACGACCCCGCGCTCGTCGGGCTCTACCGTCTCGCCAAGGAGGCCGGAACCCGTCAGGTCCTGGTCGCCCGCAACGCGGACGACGCGCGGGGGGATGATTCGGGCGCGATGCCGCTGCGGCTCTCCGCCTGA
- a CDS encoding low molecular weight phosphatase family protein, giving the protein MADDAIPGTGPKKRRVQSVLFMCNFNAVRSLAAEAIARHYFGKSTYVQSAGVRSGEPSDPFMVAALDEIGIDAARHKPRTVEQLEDWEGLNFDLIVTLSPEAHHRALELTHTVAADVEYWPTPDPTLVQEGTREQRLDGYRDVRDGLTYRIKARLKG; this is encoded by the coding sequence ATGGCGGACGACGCGATCCCCGGGACCGGCCCGAAGAAGCGGCGGGTGCAGTCCGTCCTGTTCATGTGCAATTTCAACGCGGTGCGCTCGCTGGCGGCGGAGGCGATCGCGCGCCACTATTTCGGCAAGTCGACCTACGTGCAGTCGGCGGGCGTGCGCTCGGGCGAGCCGAGCGACCCGTTCATGGTCGCCGCCCTCGACGAGATCGGCATCGACGCCGCGCGCCATAAGCCCCGCACCGTCGAGCAGTTGGAGGACTGGGAGGGTCTGAACTTCGACCTGATCGTCACCCTCTCGCCGGAGGCCCACCACCGCGCCCTCGAACTCACCCACACGGTCGCGGCGGATGTCGAGTACTGGCCGACACCGGACCCGACGCTGGTGCAGGAGGGGACGCGCGAGCAGCGCCTCGACGGCTACCGCGACGTGCGCGACGGGCTGACCTACCGGATCAAGGCGCGGCTGAAGGGGTGA
- a CDS encoding UPF0262 family protein: MKAEPRQGAQGAQEKPRNRLAAVRLDEASIGRGNPDQEHERAIAIYDILEENRFTLPERDEGPYGLVLGLVENKLSLAIATEAGAPVMTHLLSLTPFRRVIRDYEMICESYYSAIRTASPTQIEAIDMGRRGLHNEASELLRQRLEGKVDLDHDTARRLFTLIFALHWKG, translated from the coding sequence ATGAAGGCCGAACCGAGACAGGGGGCACAAGGGGCACAGGAGAAGCCGCGGAACCGGCTCGCGGCGGTGCGCCTCGACGAGGCCTCGATCGGGCGCGGCAATCCCGACCAGGAGCACGAGCGCGCCATCGCGATCTACGACATCCTGGAGGAGAACCGCTTCACCCTGCCCGAGCGCGACGAGGGCCCCTACGGGCTGGTGCTCGGGCTGGTCGAGAACAAGCTGTCCCTCGCCATCGCGACGGAGGCCGGCGCGCCGGTGATGACCCACCTGCTCTCCCTCACCCCGTTCCGGCGGGTCATCCGCGACTACGAGATGATCTGCGAGAGCTACTACAGCGCGATCCGCACCGCCTCGCCGACGCAGATCGAGGCGATCGACATGGGCCGGCGCGGCCTGCACAACGAGGCCTCCGAACTCCTGCGGCAGCGCCTCGAGGGCAAGGTCGATCTCGACCACGACACGGCCCGGCGCCTGTTCACCCTGATCTTCGCCCTGCACTGGAAGGGTTGA
- a CDS encoding DUF5991 domain-containing protein, translated as MRTTAIPKRCAALALLAGLCGPVLAQDQAHEGALKDWQGRYRYEHVAGRTAGGTGIVVNYDLVLKPPDVRGGCVLTVQGFQADERYRCRTRRTGQDLAVEFHRYGDGGTVNKYGVAVYKPGQPLFTLAKGAGGKLVTRWQGLKPDGEGVAESGAYFARAK; from the coding sequence ATGCGAACGACCGCGATCCCGAAGCGTTGTGCCGCCCTGGCGCTGCTCGCGGGCCTGTGCGGGCCCGTCCTCGCGCAGGACCAGGCGCACGAGGGTGCCCTCAAGGATTGGCAGGGCCGCTACCGCTACGAGCACGTCGCCGGACGCACGGCCGGGGGCACGGGCATCGTCGTGAACTACGATCTGGTGCTGAAGCCCCCGGATGTCCGCGGCGGGTGCGTTCTCACCGTGCAGGGCTTCCAGGCCGACGAGAGATACCGCTGCCGGACCCGTCGGACGGGGCAGGATCTCGCCGTGGAGTTCCATCGCTACGGCGACGGCGGGACGGTCAACAAGTACGGGGTGGCGGTCTACAAGCCGGGGCAGCCGCTGTTCACCCTGGCGAAGGGAGCGGGCGGCAAGCTCGTCACCCGCTGGCAGGGCCTCAAGCCGGATGGCGAGGGTGTGGCCGAGAGCGGGGCCTATTTCGCCAGGGCGAAGTGA
- a CDS encoding YbaB/EbfC family nucleoid-associated protein: MRDLMGIMKQAQAMQEKMASLQSELDSVEVSGASGGGAVGVRMTAKGQVLGVSIDPSLMVADEREILEDLIVAACNDARAKAEATAQEKMADLTKGLPLPPGMKLPF; the protein is encoded by the coding sequence ATGCGCGACCTCATGGGCATCATGAAGCAGGCCCAGGCCATGCAGGAGAAGATGGCCTCGCTCCAATCCGAACTCGACTCGGTCGAGGTGTCGGGCGCCTCCGGCGGCGGCGCCGTCGGCGTGCGGATGACGGCCAAGGGTCAGGTGCTCGGCGTCTCGATCGATCCGAGCCTGATGGTGGCCGACGAGCGCGAGATCCTCGAAGACCTGATCGTCGCCGCCTGCAACGATGCGCGGGCCAAGGCCGAGGCGACGGCGCAGGAGAAGATGGCGGACCTGACCAAGGGCCTGCCGCTGCCGCCCGGCATGAAGCTGCCGTTCTGA